In the Arthrobacter sp. Soc17.1.1.1 genome, CCTGAGCGGCAACCCGATCACCATCTCGGACAGCACGGCGTTCTCCTACACGCGCAAGCAGGTCCGCGGACACTACGGATCCGAGGCCCACCATGTGCCGGAGCTCGTGGTCCTGGCGGAGCTCGGCCGACTGGACTTCGCCCGCTCCATCAGCGACACGCTGCCGCTGCGCGACGCCGCGACCGCCGTCGAGCGCCTCGAGCGCAAGGAGGGCAATCCGATCCGGCTGGTCCTGGTGCCCTGAGGGCTCAGTCCATCATGGACCGGTCGTCCAGCCGATGGTAGGAGCGGTTGTGGTAGACCAGCGGCGTGGTGCCGTCGGGCCCGCTCTGCTCGATGGACAGGACCTCCGCGGCGACGATCATTGATCCGCCGATGGGCAGCCGGTGCAGGATGCGGCAGCGCAGGGCCCACGGCGCATCGGCCAGCAGCGGCTCGCCCGTGGGCAGCGGCCGCCAGGCGACGGCCCCGCCGAAACGGTCGGCACCACGGGTCGCGAACAGCCGGGCGATCTCGAGCTGGTCGGCGCCCAGCAGGTGCACCACGAGGGTGTCCGCCCGGACGAGGGCCGCGGCCGACGACGACGCCGTCGACACGGAGAAGGCGAGGACGGGCGGCTCGGCCGATACCGAGGACACCGACGACGCCGTCAGGCCCACCGGCCCCTCCGGTCCCTGTGCCGTGATGACCGCGATGCCCGCCGGGTGGGTACGGAAGGCGTTCTTGAACAGGTCGGCGGTGGGGAGCGCGTGGTCCGCGGGGGCAGTCATGCCGTCAACGCTAGAACCTCAACAAAGGTCGAGGTCAAATCGGCGGATCAGGGGTCGAGGAGTGTGGACGGGATGCCGCGCCGGCCGGCGTCGTCGTCGGGGTTGACGAAGCCGCAGGTCGCCAGGGACAGGCAGCCGCAGCCGATGCAGCCGCCCAGCCGGTCCCGCAGGTGTTCGAGCTGCGCGATGCGTTGCTCGATCTCCTGCTGCCACGCGGCGGACAGCCGCTGCCAGTCCGCCTGGTCCGGGACGCCGTCCTTCGGCAGCTCGGCGAAGGCCTTCGCGACCGTGGCCAGCGGGATGCCCGCGCGCTGCGCGGCCCGGATCACGGCGACACGGCGGAGGATCGCGCGGTCGTAGCGGCGCTGGTTGCCCGAGGTACGGCGGCTCTGGATCAGGCCCTGGCGCTCGTAGAAGTGCAGGGCGGAGACGCTCATGCCGCTGCGCGCGGCCAGCTGTCCTACGGAGAGGGCCTGCTCAGGGGGCACGCTGCGTCCTTCCGGTTGCGCCGTCGTCCTGCCAGCGTAGTGCCGCGTCCGTCAGGCCCGCAGCCGCTGCCCCCGCCGTCGTCCCCGGTTCCTGCAGCCGCAGCGGGTCGCAGCGCGGCGTGTCGCGCTCCGACCCGCACCAGCGGCCCGAAAGCCGGGAACGACGGCGGCCGGCAGGGACCTACCGGCCCAGCAGCCCGGCGACGTACTCCCTCAGCGGGGTGGTCGGGCGGCCGATGATGCGCGCCAGGGTGCCGTCGCTGTCGGCCAGGGCCCCGTCGGCGATGTTCGCGTCGAGCGCGGCCGTGAAGCCTGCCGCGCCCTCGTCGAGCCCCGCGGCCGTGAGCGCCGCGACGTACTCGTCCCCGGAGAGCTTCTCCACGGTGACGGGTGTGCCGCTGACCTCGGCGACCGTCGCGGCGAGCTCGTCGAACGTCCAGGGCTCGTCGCCGCCGAGTTCGAGGATCTCGCCCGCGTAGTCGTCGGACAGCAGGACGACGGCGGCCGCCTCGGCGAAGTCGCGCCGCGGCGCGCTGGCGACCCTCCCGTCGCCCGCACCCGTCAGGAGGCTGCCCGTGGACGCGGCCTGGCGGATGGTGCCGTCGTAGTTCTCGGTGTACCAGTTGTTGCGCAGCACGGTGTACGTGAGGCCGGACCCCTCGAGCAGCCCCTCGGTGGCCTTGTGCTCGGGGGCGAGGACGAGCGCCGTCGTCGTGGCCCTGGGGGCGCTCGTGTAGACCAGCGACGCGTCCACCCGGCGCGCGGCGTCGATCACGGCCTTGTGCTGCACGGACCGCTTGCCCGGCTCATTGCCCGAGATGAGGAGGACCTTCTCCACGCCCGCGAAGGCGGCGTCGAGCGTGGACGCGTCGGCGTAGTCCATGCGTGCCGTACGGACGCCCTGCGCGGCCAGGCGGGCGAGCACCTCCTCGTTGCGTCCGCCGGCCACGATGGTCGACGGGTCGACGCCGCGCGCCAGCAGTTGCTCGACGACGAGGCGGCCGAGGTGGCCGGTGGCTCCGGTGATGGCGATGGTCATGGCTGTCCTCCGATTCGGGCACCCGGACGGTGCGTCTACCAGCGGTAACGGGGCGCGGCCGAAAAGACTTCCCGGGGCGCCGCGTGGACAGCACCGGCGACCAGGCGGTAGGACTGCAGGGAGAAGACTCCCACCCACGAAGGACCGCCGTGCACCAGACCCCGCCCGATCCGCAGCGCCCGAGCCAAGGCCGCCTGAAGGTGGGGGTGGTGGGCATCGGCTGGGCCGGCCGACAGCACCTCGAGGCCTATGCGAACAGCGCCGACGTCGAGATCCTCGGGCTGGCGGGCATGGAGCCGGACCTCCTCGCCGAGCTCCGTGACACGTACGGCATCCCGCATGCCGTCGAGCGCTGGGAGGACCTGATCGCCCTCGAGGGGCTCGACGCCGTCAGCGTGGCCGTGCCCACGTTCCTGCACGCGCCGATCACCGTCGCAGCCCTCGAACGAGGCCTCCATGTGCTCAGCGAGAAGCCGATCGCCCGGAACGGCGACGAGGGTCAGCTCATGGTCGACGCCGCCCGCAGGGCCGGGCGCGTCCTCGAGGTCGCCTTCAACCACCGGCGCCGCGGCGACATCACGGCCCTCAAGCGCGTGATCGACGACGGCGGACTCGGCCGCCCCTACTACGCCAAGGCCTCCTGGCTGCGCCGCTCCGGCATCCCCTCCCTGGGCAGCTGGTTCACCAACCGGGAGATGGCCGGCGGTGGTCCGCTCGCGGACATCGGCGTGCACGTGATCGACTACGCGCTGCACCTGCTCGGCGAGCCGAAGGTCCTGTCCGTCTCGGCGTCGGCCTACTCCGAGCTGGGGCCGCAGGGCCGCGGAGGCGGCGGCGGATACAGTGCCCAGGCCATGGGCTCGGCGTTCGAGGTGGAGGACTTCGCCTCGGCGTTCATCCGCCTCGAGGGAGGCGCCACGCTGCTGGTCGAGGCGGGCTGGGCCGCCTACCGCGATGCCGACGACCTGCTGGACTTCCGCGTCTACGGCACCGACGGCGGGGCCGAGCTGACCCGGCTGGGCGGACCGGACGACGCCCGGGAATCCCTGCGTGTCTTCAGCGAGAAGGGCGACTACGACCCGGAGGTCGGCCCCTCGCTCGGCCATCAGGGCGTCGTCGACGAGTTCCTCGCCGCCATCCGCGCGGGTGCATCCGAGTGGGGCCGCCACGACGGCTCGCTCGCGCTGGGCCGCGCCCGCATCATCGACGCCTGCTACGCATCCGCAGCCCAGCACCGGGAGATCCAGCTCTGATGACGACCGACACGACAGCGAGCACCACCTTCGACGGCAAACCGACCGTCGTCGTCTGGAACGAGGGCGTCCACGAGGCCCGCAACGAGCCCGCCACCATCGGCCGGATGTACCCGGGAGGTATCCACGGGGCCATCGCGGACGCCCTCGCCGGCTACTTCCCGGGCTCCGACATCAGCACGGCGACCCTCGCCGACCCCGAGCACGGCCTCACCGAGGAGCGCCTCGCGGGTACCGACGTGCTGCTGTGGTGGGGGCACATCGCCCACGGCGAGGTGTCCGACGCCGTGGTGGAGCGCGTGCACCGCCACGTCCTCGGCGGCATGGGCCTCGTGGTGCTGCACTCTGGGCACTTCTCGAAGATCCTCACGCGGCTCCTCGGGACCACGTGCTCGCTGAAGTGGAGGAACGACGGCGAACGCGAGCTCGTGTGGACCGTCAAGCCGTCGCACCCGATCGCGGCGGGCGTCGAGAGCCCGATCGTGATCCCCGAGCAGGAGATGTACGGGGAACTGTTCGACATCCCCGAACCCGACGACCTGATCTTCATCAGTTCCTTCGAGGGCGGTGAGGTGTTCCGCTCCGGCGTCACGTTCTCCCGCGGGAAGGGCCGGATCTTCTACTTCAGCCCCGGCGACCAGGAGTACCCGGTCTACCACCACCCGCAGGTGCAGCGCGTGCTCGCCAACGCTGTCGACTGGGTGGCGCAGCCCGGAGCGGAACGGGCACGGCGCGAGGCGCCCGGCGTCGAGAACCCGGCCCGGGACTGGTTCCTGACCTGACCGGGCAGGCCGCGCTGAGGGCTAGTCGGCCAGCGCGGCCACGAGCGCCGCGGCGCCGCGGGTGTGGAGCGTGTCCAGCGCCTCGAGGTAGGACTCCACGAACACGGGCTGCTCCGCGAGGTCGAGGAACAGGTCCTGCTGCCGGAGGAACGCGAGCGGGTCCGTCCGGGTACGCGCGGCCGCTGCCGTGACCTGGTCACGCAGCCGGTCGACGACCTCGATGGGCTCTCCCGCCTCGTCCGTCCCCTCGGCGTAGCGGGCCCAGGCGGCGATGATCGCGGCGCCGTAGCGGATGCTCCTGCCGGCCTCGAGGTTCTCCCGGACGATGGGGACGAGCCACTTCGGGATGCGGTCCGAGCTCTCGGCGCACAGCCGGGGGACGGTGTCGCGGACGGCCGCGTTCGAGAACCGGGAGATGAGCTGGCGCCGGTAGGCGTCGAGGTCCACGCCGGGCACGGGCCGGAGCGTGGGGGTGGCCTCCTGCTCCATGTAGCCCAGGAGGTACCGGGCGAAGTCCGGATGCCGGCAGACCTCGTGCACCAGGCCGTACCCGGCCAGGTAGCCGGGGTAGCAGAGCGCCTGGTGGCTGACGTTGAGCAGCCGGAGCTTCATGAGCTCGTATGGTTCGACGTCGTCCACGAGCTGCACGCCCGCGTCTTCCCAGGCAGGGCGTCCCTGTGCGAAGGAGTCCTCCAGGACCCACTGCTCGAAGTCCTCGCAGACCACGGGCCAGGCGTCGGTGAGCCCGTAGTCGGACGCCAGCTCGTCGCGGTCCTCGTCCCGCGTGGCCGGGGTGATCCGGTCCACCATGGAGTTCGGGAAGGTGACCTCCCGCTCGATCCACGCGGCGAGGTCCGGGTCGCGCAGCCGGGCGAAGGCCGCGAAGACGGACCGGGCGGTGTCGCCGTTGCCCTGGATGTTGTCGCAGGACATCACGGTCAGCCCCGGCAGGCCGCGTTCGCGGCGTCGTGCCAGCGCCTCGGTGACGAGGCCGAAGACGGTGCCCGGCACCGCACCCGGCGCCAGGTCGGCGCGCAGGGTCGGGTGGTCGGGGTCCACGACGCCGGTCACGGGGTCGATGCAGTAGCCGCCCTCCGTGATGGTCATGGACACGATGCGGACCGACGGCGCAGCGATCGCCTCGATGACGGCCTCCGGGTCCTCGGGGGCGAGGAGGAAGCCGATGATCGACCCGACGATCCGGGCCTCCCGCGAGCCGTCGGGGGCCTTCGACACGAGGGTGTAGAGGCCGTCCTGCCTGTCCATCACGGCTTTCATCCGGGCGTCCGAGGGCAGCACCCCGACGCCGAGGATCGCCCAGTCGCGCGCCTGACCGGTCTCGAGCAGGCGGTCCAGGTACATGGCCTGGTGTGCGCGGTGGAACCCGCCGACGCCGAAGTGGACGATGCCCGCGGTCAGACCCGACCGGTCGTAGGTGGGGACGGACAGCGAGGAGGGGAGGGAGGACAGCGTGGAGGCCGAGAGTCGGGTCATGGCGCGCCTTTGCGGAGTGGTCGGTGGGCCGGCTGAATCAGGTGAGCCGCCACTCGGAGGCGTCGAGGACGCGGTCCGCGCGGTCCCGGGTGGCTGCGACGAGCGCACCGTTGGGCTCGTCCACACAGCGCACCCATTCCTCGGCGGCGGCCGGTGTCTTCCCGAACAGGATATGCCGGGCCACGAGCCGGCGGCGGCGCACCTCGGGGTCCACGTCGATGAACCAGACCTCGTCGAGGAGGTCCCGCGCGTCCTGCCAGCCGGGCCTCTCGAGTAGCAGGTAGTTGCCCTCGGTGACGAGCAGGGTCGACGACGGCGGTACCGGCAGGGCGTTGGCGAGCGGTTGTTCGAGGTCCCGTTCGAAGGCCGGCGCGTAGACGGTGTGATCGGGCCGGCCGCGGAGCCGTGCCAGCAGGGCCGCGTAACCGTGCGCGTCGAAGGTCTCCGGCGCGCCCTTCCGATCGAGCAGCCCGAGCCCCGTGAGGGCCTGGTCGGCCAGGTGGAACCCGTCCATGGGCACCAGGGCATGGGTGGCCGGATCGAGGGCGGCGACCGCGGCGGCGACGGTGGACTTCCCGGCGCCCGGGGCACCGACGATCCCGAGCAGCGCCCGCTCGCCGTCCTCCGGGCGGGGGAGGATCCCGCGCAGGTCGGCGGCGCTGCGGACGGACATGCTGGTCACGGCACTTCCTTCAGGGGTCGGGGCGCGGCGGTGTGCCGTCCCGTCCATCATGCCGTCCCGGACGGGCTTCGCCGGCGGGGACGGGTGATTGCCCCGGGAGGGCGGGTCGCGTAGCGGACCGAGCGGACGGGGTCCAAGCGACGGGGCTTGTACCCCGATTCCCGTGCCGCGGTGCATGCGGTGCGCGCTGGCGGCAGGACCGCCGGCCGGGCCACGATGGGGGGATGAGCGCACCGGGAGGCCGCACGGGACACGTGGTACTGCTCGGGGACTCCATCCTCGACAACGGTCGGTACGTGTCCGGGGGGCCCGACGTCGTCGCGCAGGTCCGCCATGCCCTGCCCCCGGGGTGGCGGGCCACGCTGCTGGCGGTCGACGGCGACGTCACCTCCGGCGTCGCGCGTCAGTTGCGCGCCCTGCCGGCCGACGCCACGCACCTCGTGGTCAGCGCCGGCGGCAATGACGCGCTCGGGTACCGCCACCTGCTCCAGCGCCCGGTGGGAGGTGTCGTCGAGGCACTGCTGGCCTTCGACGGTCCCCGGCGGGCGTTCGCGCAGGACTACGGGGCCATGCTCGACGGCGTCCTCGCGGCGGGGCTGCCCACCGGCGTGTGCACCATCTACGACACGCCCTCCTCCGAGCCGGGCTCCGCGGTGATCCGAACCGCGCTGACCTTCTTCAACGACGCGATCACGCGGGAGGCCTTCGCCCGCGGGGTCTCCGTCGTCGACCTCCGGCTGGTGTGCGACGACGACGGCGACTACGCGAACCCGATCGAGCCGTCCGTCCAGGGCGGGGCCAAGATCGCCGCCGCCATCGCGGCGTTCCTGCTGCCCGACCCGGACCACCGGCGACCGGCGGTGATCGTCCGGTGATGCGGCGGGACGGTCAGCCGGCGGGACGCAGCGAGGTGATCATCGCCCTGATCCCCTGGTACTCCTCCGTCTCCATGTAGGCGTGCGGGGTGTCGATGTGCGGCGGTTTCCCGGGGTACACGAGGAAGGGGTCGTAGACACCGCCGAAGGCGGCGCCGGACGGCGGCCACGGGAAGAAATGGGCGAGGGGACAGGCCGTCGCCCCCGTGGGCTCGGGGGCGGCCGTGATGCCGTACGCCAGCGTGGAGGCGGCCACCGGATCCGCGACGGCGGGGTCGGTGCGCCCCTCGAACACGAACCGCGGGGTGACCGTGCCCTGGGCGAGGGCCGGGAGCGGTTCCGCGTCGAGCAGGGAGTAGGGGAGTTCCGCGGGGCACACGGCCCCGGTGACCAGGTCCGTCTGCAGTGTGGCCAGCTGCCGGCCCGTGGAGTCCCCGACGACGACGGACACCCCCGCGGGCGGTGCCTCCGGGGCGTCCGCGACGGTCCACCCGGCCGGGTGGTCGAAGGCGAGGCTCCCGTCCGCCGTCGTGTAGGTCACCCACCCCTCCGGCGGACCGGCCGCGCCCGGCTCCGACGGCGCACCCGCCGGCGCCGAGGGTGTCGCCGGGTCCTGGGTCGGAGCCGGAGTCGGGGTCGGAGTCGGAGTCGGAGCCGGAGCCGGCGTGGGTGTCGGGGCCGGGGTGTCGGCCGCGGGACGGGCCTGCTGCGACTCGGCGCCCTCGGGCGCGGCGCCCGGACCGGCGCCGCAGCCGGTCACGAGGATCGCGAGGCCCACGGCCCCGGATGACAACAGTACTGGTGCGGTCGGACGACCCATGGCTACTCCTTCGTATCGCGGGTGGACCGTTCCATGGTGCTGTCTGTCCGGGCGCCAGGACAGGGCGGTGACCGAATCGTGGCACCGGGCGCGGGATCGTTGCCGTTCCGTGTGCACCCCGTAAGTGATCCGTGACCTTCCCGGGGAGCCCGGAATCACTGGACCGGCCCGGTGGCCGGTGCGATGGTTGGTCCATGGTCAGCGAAGACGACGTCCGGTCCGTGTGCCTCGCCCTGCCCGGCACCTCGGAGCGTCTGAGCTGGAACCGTCCGGCGTGGTTCGCCCGGACCCTCTTCGCACGCATGTGGGACGACACCGTCCTGACGGTCAAGACGGACGAGCGTGCTGCGCTGCTCGCGACGCAGCCGGGGGTCTTCCTGCTCCACCCCCACCACGAACGCTACGGTTCCCTGGTCCTCGTACGCCTCGGCCGTCTCGACCGGGACCAGCTGGGGGAGCTCATCGAGGATTCCTACAGGATCGCCGGCGAGGTGTCCGCCCGGCGGTGACTCCGGACGAGGCGTCCTGTGGCGTTGGTCACAGCGTGAGGGCGCGGGGCCCGACGGGGCGGTCCCGCCGGGGCAGGGATGCAGGTAGTGCGTGGGCCGGTACGCGAGTAGGGCGGTACGCGCCGTCAGGTAGGGATGGGGCGGAAGGGGTGCAGGTGGCT is a window encoding:
- the soxR gene encoding redox-sensitive transcriptional activator SoxR, translating into MPPEQALSVGQLAARSGMSVSALHFYERQGLIQSRRTSGNQRRYDRAILRRVAVIRAAQRAGIPLATVAKAFAELPKDGVPDQADWQRLSAAWQQEIEQRIAQLEHLRDRLGGCIGCGCLSLATCGFVNPDDDAGRRGIPSTLLDP
- a CDS encoding nucleoside/nucleotide kinase family protein, producing the protein MSVRSAADLRGILPRPEDGERALLGIVGAPGAGKSTVAAAVAALDPATHALVPMDGFHLADQALTGLGLLDRKGAPETFDAHGYAALLARLRGRPDHTVYAPAFERDLEQPLANALPVPPSSTLLVTEGNYLLLERPGWQDARDLLDEVWFIDVDPEVRRRRLVARHILFGKTPAAAEEWVRCVDEPNGALVAATRDRADRVLDASEWRLT
- a CDS encoding SDR family oxidoreductase is translated as MTIAITGATGHLGRLVVEQLLARGVDPSTIVAGGRNEEVLARLAAQGVRTARMDYADASTLDAAFAGVEKVLLISGNEPGKRSVQHKAVIDAARRVDASLVYTSAPRATTTALVLAPEHKATEGLLEGSGLTYTVLRNNWYTENYDGTIRQAASTGSLLTGAGDGRVASAPRRDFAEAAAVVLLSDDYAGEILELGGDEPWTFDELAATVAEVSGTPVTVEKLSGDEYVAALTAAGLDEGAAGFTAALDANIADGALADSDGTLARIIGRPTTPLREYVAGLLGR
- a CDS encoding SGNH/GDSL hydrolase family protein, with the protein product MSAPGGRTGHVVLLGDSILDNGRYVSGGPDVVAQVRHALPPGWRATLLAVDGDVTSGVARQLRALPADATHLVVSAGGNDALGYRHLLQRPVGGVVEALLAFDGPRRAFAQDYGAMLDGVLAAGLPTGVCTIYDTPSSEPGSAVIRTALTFFNDAITREAFARGVSVVDLRLVCDDDGDYANPIEPSVQGGAKIAAAIAAFLLPDPDHRRPAVIVR
- a CDS encoding flavin reductase family protein; protein product: MTAPADHALPTADLFKNAFRTHPAGIAVITAQGPEGPVGLTASSVSSVSAEPPVLAFSVSTASSSAAALVRADTLVVHLLGADQLEIARLFATRGADRFGGAVAWRPLPTGEPLLADAPWALRCRILHRLPIGGSMIVAAEVLSIEQSGPDGTTPLVYHNRSYHRLDDRSMMD
- a CDS encoding mannitol dehydrogenase family protein, which codes for MTRLSASTLSSLPSSLSVPTYDRSGLTAGIVHFGVGGFHRAHQAMYLDRLLETGQARDWAILGVGVLPSDARMKAVMDRQDGLYTLVSKAPDGSREARIVGSIIGFLLAPEDPEAVIEAIAAPSVRIVSMTITEGGYCIDPVTGVVDPDHPTLRADLAPGAVPGTVFGLVTEALARRRERGLPGLTVMSCDNIQGNGDTARSVFAAFARLRDPDLAAWIEREVTFPNSMVDRITPATRDEDRDELASDYGLTDAWPVVCEDFEQWVLEDSFAQGRPAWEDAGVQLVDDVEPYELMKLRLLNVSHQALCYPGYLAGYGLVHEVCRHPDFARYLLGYMEQEATPTLRPVPGVDLDAYRRQLISRFSNAAVRDTVPRLCAESSDRIPKWLVPIVRENLEAGRSIRYGAAIIAAWARYAEGTDEAGEPIEVVDRLRDQVTAAAARTRTDPLAFLRQQDLFLDLAEQPVFVESYLEALDTLHTRGAAALVAALAD
- a CDS encoding Gfo/Idh/MocA family protein, which encodes MHQTPPDPQRPSQGRLKVGVVGIGWAGRQHLEAYANSADVEILGLAGMEPDLLAELRDTYGIPHAVERWEDLIALEGLDAVSVAVPTFLHAPITVAALERGLHVLSEKPIARNGDEGQLMVDAARRAGRVLEVAFNHRRRGDITALKRVIDDGGLGRPYYAKASWLRRSGIPSLGSWFTNREMAGGGPLADIGVHVIDYALHLLGEPKVLSVSASAYSELGPQGRGGGGGYSAQAMGSAFEVEDFASAFIRLEGGATLLVEAGWAAYRDADDLLDFRVYGTDGGAELTRLGGPDDARESLRVFSEKGDYDPEVGPSLGHQGVVDEFLAAIRAGASEWGRHDGSLALGRARIIDACYASAAQHREIQL
- a CDS encoding MmcQ/YjbR family DNA-binding protein encodes the protein MVSEDDVRSVCLALPGTSERLSWNRPAWFARTLFARMWDDTVLTVKTDERAALLATQPGVFLLHPHHERYGSLVLVRLGRLDRDQLGELIEDSYRIAGEVSARR
- a CDS encoding ThuA domain-containing protein produces the protein MTTDTTASTTFDGKPTVVVWNEGVHEARNEPATIGRMYPGGIHGAIADALAGYFPGSDISTATLADPEHGLTEERLAGTDVLLWWGHIAHGEVSDAVVERVHRHVLGGMGLVVLHSGHFSKILTRLLGTTCSLKWRNDGERELVWTVKPSHPIAAGVESPIVIPEQEMYGELFDIPEPDDLIFISSFEGGEVFRSGVTFSRGKGRIFYFSPGDQEYPVYHHPQVQRVLANAVDWVAQPGAERARREAPGVENPARDWFLT